The following DNA comes from Desulfatirhabdium butyrativorans DSM 18734.
ATCGCTTAGACTATAGCGTTTAGTACTATCGACATGTTTTTTTGATTCTATATATTTTTTACCCCGTGTTGCCATAACCTCCTGAACTCCTTCCCTTTACGATTCATCATCTTCGCTTACGAATACCATCTTGAATATGCACCAATCAGTTACCCTCAATATCTGTCATAATCCAATTTCGTATAGCTGCAAGAATAATGATGAAGCGATTATGCGATTTCAATCCCCATGCTTCTGGCTGTCCCCATAATTATCCGCTTAGCCTGCTCAATATCGTTGGCATTCAGATCAACCATTTTCATTTTCGCAATTTCGGTGACTTGATCCTTGGTCAACCTCGCAACGCGCTCTCTTTTCGGATCTGATGCGCCTTTTTGAATATTGGCCATTTTTTTAAGAAGAACTGATGCCGGAGGAGTTTTGGTAATGAAGGTAAAGGAGCGATCCTGATATACAGTGACAATCACCGGAATAATCATCCCCTCTTCATTGGCCGTGCGCGCATTGAACGTCTTACAGAATTCCATGATATTAACGCCATGCTGACCTAAAGCCGGACCAATCGGAGGAGAAGGATTGGCTTTCCCGGCCATCACCTGAAGCTTTACTTGTGCAACTACCTTTTTTGCCATTGTTTGGGACTCCTGACTGATAGAATCATTTCAATGTATGCAATCTCAATCAACACAATGAGTTCTGCGTTGTGATTATCCGGAAGCAAATAGATTCTGCCGGCTGTATCCAGTAAGATATGCTGTTCTGTAACTTGGTTTTCCTAAACACCATATATATCAAA
Coding sequences within:
- the rplK gene encoding 50S ribosomal protein L11, which encodes MAKKVVAQVKLQVMAGKANPSPPIGPALGQHGVNIMEFCKTFNARTANEEGMIIPVIVTVYQDRSFTFITKTPPASVLLKKMANIQKGASDPKRERVARLTKDQVTEIAKMKMVDLNANDIEQAKRIIMGTARSMGIEIA